The genomic interval CTGCATCTGATTCCAAAATTGTGAAAAACTCAGAAGCAGAAGAAGCAATGGCAGACAAACCAAGTCGATCCCTGGTCTTATTCGGTGATGGCTTTGCTCGTTTCGTCGATTCATCGCACACCCACTTTCACTCTCTAGCTTCTCTATCTTCCTGTGGATTCTTGAGTCTTCCCAATTCTCCACCCTCAGGTTCCCTTCTCCTCAACCCACAACCTCTATGTGTTTGTAATAATGCCAAACACACTTTTCAATATCTTTTTTCTTCCATTTGTGCCCCTGCCACATTCAAATTCACTTGGATATGTAGTTTTCAGAAAGCGGGGATGAGAGGTCAGTTAGAGAATTTGCAGTGCTGCTGGATGCATGTCACACTTATTCTAATATGGTTAGACCCATTTGCTcaacttttgatttttttttttcatcactgTGATATTCTTTCATTCCTTGTTAGAAGGGGGAAATCAGTGATGGTGATAGCCAAGAGGATCCACCAAAACAAACTTTGTCTGATAGGTATTCTCTTTATTTGTTTTCCATTTTCAGTTTTGCTGTTTGTAAAGGTTAAATTAATGGTTTTGCTTGTGTGGATAAACTTCTCAATAGCATCTATAACTGTGTGGGTTATGgatttttaaaagaagaaagtAATAAGGTTAATGAATTAAGTTTTTTTCCTATAGTTAACATTAGTTTGTGAgtaagttaaaattagtttttgaaaaagttaaatGAGATAGTTTCTGTAAAAGTTGAAGTGAATAATATGATTTTAGCTTATATGAGAAATTCAACTTATTttacctttttattttcttctcttacAAGTACTTTCTGAGAAGATATCCAAACAGGGTTTTGATCTATTGGTGACACTCATTCAAGTATAGAAAAATGTAAGTTAAGTTTAAGGACTAAAAGTTTAGTTTTAAGGGACTAAGACATAAGAAACATAGGAACAACAAGGACCAATTTGTATTAACTAAGGAGTTATATTATAGGTACTAAAACTTAAGTTTTTTCACAGAGGGACTGATTCTTAAATGTGTCATCTGCAAGAATCAAATTATTGATTTAAATAGATCAAATAAATGGTTTCCTTTTCTAAATACAGGTTTATGGGAATGAAAGCTGCTATTTTGACAGACAATTCAAGCTTGAAGTCTTTTAGTGCCAAACTTGGATTTAGTGTTCTTCAATTGAACGAGTTAGTGGGAGGTCGTTCTGCTGAGGTTGTGGCCCTTGAGTTGCTCAAGTTGCTTGGCCTTCAAGAAGGGAAGGTGCTGGATAGTGACCATTACGATATTGTTTTCTTTCACATTGGAGCTGGTGATAAAGAAGTGGTTGCTGCTGATGTGGGGTATATGGATGCTTTGATTGGAAGGATAATGAGTCAAGCACAACCCGGATCTGACATTGGATCACGTCTGCACTTGTCCGTTGTCATGAGCTATGGCAATGTCTTGGAGGGTGACGATTCTAAGTTTCCTGTTTCAAAAAGGGTAGATGAGAAGAACTCTCATCTTTCAGTGCTTTATCCTCTACAAAGTTACGGTATGAAAGGAGGAATTCCTCGAAAGGATGTAAGGTAATTAAAGCAGCATTTAGCACGGACAGAATGAAATAGAccatctttttttcttttccttggtTCTATACTTTTAAGTAGAACCAAAATGGATCAATTTTTTACCCCTTGTCATGttcttatattttcaaaatatgcTAAACATATATAGAACTCATGTTATGATATGCACGTGTCCACTAAATACTACCTAAGTTATAGTAATTGAAGATTAGTAATATTTGCTTTCTCTTTGGATTGTCTTGATTATTTATCTCATATTAAATGATACAGGTCATATTCTCCCATGTTAACTGCTCAATGGCAGTATGCTGTGACTCGCAAGGATAATGCAGAGAGATTTTCTTTTGAAGATTTTATGGAGGTTCGtttaaagattttacttcaTGTTTTATTTACACGAGTAATTATTTAATCCaattaatgtttatatttttgCCTTGGTTGATCGTTCTCTATTTCTTGTTCTTAAATATGTCCTATCCTGTCTACACAACTTAAAATACTTCAATCTTTAAAACTTTCTTGTTTACTTCAGTGTTCCTTCTAGTATACCTTAAATTCTTTTGATTCTGTGAGTGTTTACACTTTTTGTAAAGTATCATGGTTTGAGTGCTAACCATTATGGAATTTTCGTAGGCTTGTTATTCGTTTAAGCTATAATGTAATTCTTGGTTACTGAATAATCTTTGCTTCATTGTTTCTCTTTCCTTGCCATACAGCATGGTGGAAATCTTACAATACCGGCAGATAGGTTCTTGCATGAGATAGCCTTTAAGCTTTGGAAAGCTCCCAAGTATGGAGCGTGATTTCTTTTTTTGTGTTCCTTTCTAAATTTTTGTTGCCCACTTGTCATAACAGTATTTAAAAGTTCTGATTAACATGTTTACTTTGGACTCTAAAGTCCAAACTCTGTTGCATCATGCAATAACTAATAAGATCTTGATGATTGAACGATGATTCACCTATCCACTCATTCTTTTCTTGCGTAAGTTTCTttttagtaaatataaaaatgttatttttggtAATCTTTTCTTTTGTAATGAAATGTGTTCTTACAAGGGCCGAGTAGGTCTCCTCCTCCTGCACAGCTGAGTAGTCTCTGGGGTTCTGTAGATCAGCGTATGATGAAATGGGTTACTTGTAAAAGGTCCTTTTAACACTCAAGTCAATTTTGATGTAGTTGAGAAAAATAAATGCTATTGAATGTCACCTTACTTGTCCCAACTTTGACCAATATATAGAGTTGGGATAGACCTTATTGTGGATGGGTCTGGACTGGTATATATAGGATCCTTAATCGTTGTGTTAATCAAGATGCAGGTCGATTTATCACtgattgacttggtttaagatAATTACTTTATTAAGTCTTATTCTCTCGATTTTCTTTCATTCTCATGTTCTTGTAATGATAATGGCAAGTCTAATCAAGTTGATTAAACAACTAAATGTAACTCTTAATTGGTATaagtttttagtttttcttttcttctctttactATTGAATCTATTTTGTTTATCAACATGGTTTTAAAAAAGTGAAATTGTAAAAAAGATTATCTTGACATTTTTTAGTTTCAACAtctaattgttaaaaaaatttatgaaaaacttTTAATGTTCCATTCACCATCTCTTTACTTAATCATTCTTCCCGACAAATATCTCATTCTATTTATAAAAAGATTAGGCATTAAGAATAATATTGCTCAAGTGGTagataagtgttttttttaccTACATGGGACAATTTTTTCCTTGTTTTTTATCAAATTGgagttgtttttaaaaaaaattacaaatctaGATAAGTCGTACTAACGTAACACGATTTTAACTGGTACACGATTTTAACTATGTTAAAGACGATTTTAACTGGTACACGATTTTAACTATGTTAAAGTGAAGTAGTATTAAGGtgacataatttattaaattcatattttactAAATTTGAATTATTAGAATGAATATCTTAAATTTGAGCAACTAAAAAAaggatttatttcaaatttcaataactaaaaacataattatacctgataaatttgtgttaattttataatttatcaaTCTAACGATCGTCCAAATTTATCTAAACGATTTGATTAGTTTCTAGAGAATCTCAATAACCAATTAGATGATCCATGAATCATATGGATTAGTTTCTAGAGAATCTCAATAACCAATTAGATGATCCATAAATCACATGGACAATCTGATGACCAGAATATCATATGtaatatatatgttttgatGAACATAAAAGCTAAATCTAATTCCCATCACATTTATTGCATTTGTTAAGTTATAGACAATTTGTTAAAAGATGATCCATACAAAGAGTTTGTGTTTTGACGAAAACAAAAATAACCAATGATCTCATAATTTGCGTTttgatgaaaacaaaaataacatgAATGATTTATTTGTACTTTTGAATTGAGTAACTTTAGTAACTTTAGTGTGTTTTGATTTTGGTCCTCCAACAACTTACGTTGCTCATATTTGTTTAGGTGTGTTTAGAATACttagaatttttatttgtaGATTTGGGTTTAGACACCATTCTAAATAGTCAGTTTGCTTGTagatttttatttgtaattcaaGTACAAGATTTAAGTTGTACATTTATAAGAATTTCCTCATCAGGAACTTTTGCATTTCTAAATGAAACATCATATGCTTTTAATTAATGCCATGTTACCTTCAAAATCATGTTCCCTCTATTATTTAGCCCAAATATAAGGAACTATTGAAAATGTTTCTTAATTTGGTTATGTGAGACGGTTGTATTTCCTATCCAGTTTGGTTTGTGTGAGGATGTTCTCTTTGCTTTCAAATTCATGCTTCTTGTGAATTTTTCATAACATTTCCTACAAATAAATTCTCTTAGACATTAAAATCTATAGAACTAAGATATCACCAATAAAATCCAATGATTTGTAAAAAATCTTAACCAATACTAAAGAGTTTACCAAAACAAATGCTTTAAGAAGTGTCATAAACATTTATCTTTATATAAAAGTCATTCCATCTTGCTACAAACAAATGTGTGATGAGAATCTGAAACTTAAAACAGCTTCCTCATAGGATTCAGGTTGCAAAACAGTTTCACCAACTAGACAAATATGATTGCATAATACATACTCTAATCAACACCAAGTACACTTTCAAAAACTACTTCTTATTCCAAGATAAGATCTAACCTGCTACTTGATGAAGAGGGAAACAAAACATGAATAATCTAGCACTGTGATATGTTTCCCACAAGGTAAGTACCCACCACAAACCACAACAGTAAGAGTAGAGACACTGATAGTAGCCCAAGTAAGAAGGGCCATCCAACCATGACAACTCCTAAGAAAGCAACCACAACAAAAGGCATGAAAGATCTTACAATTGCCCAGAAACCAACCCATTGTCCCTTGAATATAATCAAAGCTGCTACATTCACAATGTTCCAGTCCATTGATCCACCGTAACACAGACGATTCAGACAGTTAGCAACAAATGAGTGGCAGTTGCAAGTGAAAATGTTGTGAGTTTTGGTTTCATAATCCCGCAGACTAGCCTGTAATGCGTCATCCCATGTGATAGCAGTGCCATAATCAACATGTCGATAACGTTGCTTGCATTTGTGTCCAGATAGGTTAGGAGGGAAGCAACACTGCAACATTATTTGAGGTTACAAAGAATGTCAACTAAGAGTTTCTTATAGTTCTATATAAAcaatttaagtttaactcaaccttataaaatcgacTTTAAATAACTCTTGATGTCATATTAAATGGACTTTAAGCTTAGTTCAACTTTACAAAACGACTCATaaaatgaggtttgcacccatttatatacttTAAAATGTCCTTATTTCTAGTTGAtttgggatctccaacaataactaatttgatttttcaaaatcagGGTGGAGTCACAATAATCTGAGCTTGTTGAGGTTAAAAAGAACAGATAATTGTTCAAGTTTAGCATGTATGCTCCATTATCTAGTAGGTGAATTTACCAACAATCATGAACGCCATAAAGGTTTAGAACAAGAAATCAAGCACCAATAACTTAATAGGAGTATAAAAAACTAATTGCAATTTGCAAACTTAATGTGTTTATTTGAATGAGCATCTTAATCTATGTGAAGCCTTTTAAGAGAGGGGGTAAAATGACAAAAGTACAGATTTGATTTAATATAAGgaaggataaaaaaattaaggaaaTTCTTATTCAAAGTAAACTGTTCATATAATGCACATCTCAACTTAAAACCTCTAAGATTCAAAATGAGAGGTGATTAAGTAAGTTTTGACCTTAAAGAACCCTGTAGCTACAAATGTAACTCATTTCTGACAATGACTTAAGTGTCAATATCACAGTCAAACAGTATCCATAATAAATCAATGTTTGACTTAACAGTTTCACACATAACTATGTTGACAATAAAAGACCATTAGTATCCCAAACTCCTATAACCGACAAAAAATAGATAATTGAATTTGGCATAATACTATATTGCAAAACATGAATGcatttataaatgaaaataatatgtaCAGAAAGAGGGCAACAAGAGAATTAGATATTGTATTTGAGAAACTACCTGTTCACGGTCCAGTTGTAAGTATCTTGCCACTGAACCAAACGCGAAATTATCGACATGCACTTCATGTGATCCTGAAAAATCTATAACAACTCCATCTTCCCTACAAATGCCAACATGACCAAAGAAGGGAGCCAACCATGATACCACCGGAAATGGATTCCAAACCAAACAACATGGAAATTTTGCATTGGTTGGGTCAATTTGATCAAGAGGCCACAACTCATGCTGTGTTCTTTCTCCAATTCGTGAAAGTTCAATGTCATAACTTGTATTTAACTCCATAGTAAAAGTCTATAGCACAACCAACTACTCCTCTGCACATCCCAATTCTGCATGGTGAAAAAAATCAAGTGAAACAATTATTCCTTTGTTAGTTTCAAAACCTTAATCCTGTATTGGTAAACCTTGTGATATTTAGAATTGGGTGTACTGTTCAAATGTCAAAGGTAAATGTTGGAGGGAATCACAAATGTATTTTAAGACCTGTAGAACGTAAAATCATGTAATATCGGATACAAGATAAGCACACTGCACAAAAACCAACCAAATCTATCCTTGCACAAAATAAATGTTTAAGATTATTATCAAATGTCATATTGGAAACAAGAAATTCTAAGTGAGAAAACTTTGAAACTGTAAAAATTTATACATCACATGGTAACCCCAAACAATCAGAATAATTAGAAGTATTCACAAGGACAAAGAGTAATTTTGGCTACTCATTTGTAACTTTGTCACATCAACTACATTGGACTACCACATTCGTTCTTCCTTATGTGACTCTTCATTGAATAAGTTCACTGCACATTCTATTTAACTTCACTGCACATGCACTGCATTCCAAAGTGCAGTTTTATGTGTGTATATAGGATCTTACGATTATTAATGTTACAATCTTTCGATTTACGATTCATATTTATCTTTCCGATTTTGAGTGAGATCTCGATTTTGACTATCATGCTTCATTCCACCTCATTGCACAACTCACTGTGGTTGATCAGGTTGATCTAGTTTCAACACTTCAACTATCTCCATCTATTCTAGCAACCTATTTAT from Phaseolus vulgaris cultivar G19833 chromosome 1, P. vulgaris v2.0, whole genome shotgun sequence carries:
- the LOC137816625 gene encoding protein REVERSION-TO-ETHYLENE SENSITIVITY1, encoding MELNTSYDIELSRIGERTQHELWPLDQIDPTNAKFPCCLVWNPFPVVSWLAPFFGHVGICREDGVVIDFSGSHEVHVDNFAFGSVARYLQLDREQCCFPPNLSGHKCKQRYRHVDYGTAITWDDALQASLRDYETKTHNIFTCNCHSFVANCLNRLCYGGSMDWNIVNVAALIIFKGQWVGFWAIVRSFMPFVVVAFLGVVMVGWPFLLGLLSVSLLLLLWFVVGTYLVGNISQC
- the LOC137816624 gene encoding uncharacterized protein isoform X2; amino-acid sequence: MADKPSRSLVLFGDGFARFVDSSHTHFHSLASLSSCGFLSLPNSPPSESGDERSVREFAVLLDACHTYSNMGEISDGDSQEDPPKQTLSDRFMGMKAAILTDNSSLKSFSAKLGFSVLQLNELVGGRSAEVVALELLKLLGLQEGKVLDSDHYDIVFFHIGAGDKEVVAADVGYMDALIGRIMSQAQPGSDIGSRLHLSVVMSYGNVLEGDDSKFPVSKRVDEKNSHLSVLYPLQSYGMKGGIPRKDVRSYSPMLTAQWQYAVTRKDNAERFSFEDFMEHGGNLTIPADRFLHEIAFKLWKAPKYGA
- the LOC137816624 gene encoding uncharacterized protein isoform X1, with protein sequence MADKPSRSLVLFGDGFARFVDSSHTHFHSLASLSSCGFLSLPNSPPSESGDERSVREFAVLLDACHTYSNMKGEISDGDSQEDPPKQTLSDRFMGMKAAILTDNSSLKSFSAKLGFSVLQLNELVGGRSAEVVALELLKLLGLQEGKVLDSDHYDIVFFHIGAGDKEVVAADVGYMDALIGRIMSQAQPGSDIGSRLHLSVVMSYGNVLEGDDSKFPVSKRVDEKNSHLSVLYPLQSYGMKGGIPRKDVRSYSPMLTAQWQYAVTRKDNAERFSFEDFMEHGGNLTIPADRFLHEIAFKLWKAPKYGA